A portion of the Physeter macrocephalus isolate SW-GA chromosome 15, ASM283717v5, whole genome shotgun sequence genome contains these proteins:
- the LOC102977927 gene encoding 40S ribosomal protein S27-like encodes MPLAKDVLHPSARQKRKHKKKCLVQSPNSYFMNVKWPGCYKITTVFSHARTAVLCVGCSTVLCQPARGKARLTGGCFFRQKQH; translated from the coding sequence ATGCCTCTTGCAAAGGATGTCCTTCATCCCTCTGcaagacagaagaggaaacacaagaAGAAGTGCCTGGTGCAGAGCCCCAATTCCTACTTCATGAATGTGAAATGGCCAGGATGCTATAAAATCACCACTGTCTTTAGCCATGCACGAACAGCAGTTTTGTGTGTTGGCTGCTCTACTGTCCTCTGCCAGCCTGCAAGAGGAAAAGCAAGGCTTACAGGAGGATGCTTCTTCAGACAGAAGCAGCATTAA